The Candidatus Hydrogenedens sp. nucleotide sequence ATACGTTAAGGTCCATAGTGATTCCATTCTCTTCCATTCGGGCAAGCACCGAAATTAGAGGTACTTCTATTTCACGATATAATGTGTCTAATGATTGTTCTCTTAATTTTTCTTGAAGTATGGGATATAATAAATAGATAATCTCTGAGCGTTGAGCAGATTTGTTAATTTTTACATTTCGGTCATCATTTTCTTGCTGAGAAGAGTGCGAAGTATCTTCTTGTAACAGGCGATAATCACCTAAAAATCTACCTGCTAATGCCTCCAACGAATGGTTATTTACATTTGTATCGACAAGGTAGGAAGCTAACATAACATCCATTTCAATCCTTTGTAATTCAATATCATACTTATGAAGCAGTTGGATGGATTTCTTCAAATCAAACCCCAGTTTCTTTAAATTTTCATTTTGAAAAATAGACCTGATTGCCTTTTGATATTCGGCATAATGTAGGTCACTTTTTTCGTCTCTTAAATTTTTGAAGGGAATAAAATAATTACGTTTTTCTTTGAGGGAAATTGCAATACCCACTACATCTGAATTAAGTATACCACCATTATGGGTAGCAAGGTCAAATGAAAAACAGTCCTCAGATTCGATTTTATTTAAAAAATGTTCTAAATCATCTTTCTTATTTATAACAACAAATGGCTGTTTGTTTATTTCCATTTGTTTTTTGTGTTCTGATGAGGTTAGTTGTAGTTCACGAATTAAGGACAGAAAAGAAAGGTTGTGCAGTTCTTCACGTAGTATCTCTTCGTTGATAGGTTTACGTTTCAAATCCTTAATACTAAAACCTATTGGTGCATCTTTGCGAAGTGTTAATAATTTGCGGAAAGAAAACACATCCTCTTTATGGTCTTCTAATGATTTTTTAATTTTTCCTGAAATTTCGTCGAGATGTTTATAAAGATTTTCAAGTGAACAATATTTTTCCATTAGTTTTTTTGCAGTCTTATCACCGATGCCTGGGACACCTGGAACATTATCGGCAGAATCTCCAATAAGCGCAAGTGCATCTGGCACATGTTGCGGGTCTGTTCCAAAACGTTCCCACACATCTTTTTCAGAATACCACTTTCCGTTCTCCCCTTTGTACGGGTCATACATCTGAATGTCAGAACAAATCAACTGCATAATGTCTTTATCCCCAGAAACCAAAACGACCTCATAATTTTCGTTTTTAGCCTTTTCTGATAGCGTAGCTAAAATATCATCCGCTTCATAACCCTCTATAAAAATATGTGGTATTTGTAAACTCTCAACAAGGTGAATTGCCATAGGAATTTGGATTGTTAATTCTTTAGGTGGTTCAGGGCGGTTGGCTTTGTATTTTGCGTACATTTCCTCTCGAAACGTTTTTCCAGGAGCATCAAATACTGCGGAGACGTATTCAGGTTCATATTCACGCAATACTTTAAGTAGAGCACGTGCAAAGCCGTATACCGCATTAGTGGGTCTACCCTCTTTATCCTTTAATGGAGCTTGAATAGCATAAAATGAACGGAATATAAAACCCATACTATCAAAAAGGAATAGCCTTTTTCGCTCTGTATTTTCTTGTTGATAGGAAAATAAATCTCCCTGACTCATGAAACATAACCTTTATATAATCACTTTACAGGGTATAAGCCCAAAGTTTTTAAAATTTCTATTGCGGTTCGTTTCCCTGCTCCGGAGGGACCTAATATTTCCCTTACCTCATCAAAAGCATATAACATATTATCCCTAAAAGTCGAATTTTTTATCAAATCTATTATTAAAGACAAAATATGTTCTGGGGTGGCTTGGTTTTGGATTAATTCAGGGACGACCTGTTTTCCAATAAGTATATTAACAATTCCGACATATGGTATGCTTACTAATTGACGTGCAATGTAATATGTTAACGGATGAGTCCGATAAACAAGCACAAAAGGCATTTTAAAGAGGGCTGATTCTAATGTGGCAGTGCCAGAGGCTACAATACCTGTGTGAGCATTTCGTAATACTGTTTCCATCCCCTTCTCACAAATATTTAAGGGAAAATCTCCTGCAATTGCCTGTACCACGTTCATATTCTCTTT carries:
- the polA gene encoding DNA polymerase I yields the protein MSQGDLFSYQQENTERKRLFLFDSMGFIFRSFYAIQAPLKDKEGRPTNAVYGFARALLKVLREYEPEYVSAVFDAPGKTFREEMYAKYKANRPEPPKELTIQIPMAIHLVESLQIPHIFIEGYEADDILATLSEKAKNENYEVVLVSGDKDIMQLICSDIQMYDPYKGENGKWYSEKDVWERFGTDPQHVPDALALIGDSADNVPGVPGIGDKTAKKLMEKYCSLENLYKHLDEISGKIKKSLEDHKEDVFSFRKLLTLRKDAPIGFSIKDLKRKPINEEILREELHNLSFLSLIRELQLTSSEHKKQMEINKQPFVVINKKDDLEHFLNKIESEDCFSFDLATHNGGILNSDVVGIAISLKEKRNYFIPFKNLRDEKSDLHYAEYQKAIRSIFQNENLKKLGFDLKKSIQLLHKYDIELQRIEMDVMLASYLVDTNVNNHSLEALAGRFLGDYRLLQEDTSHSSQQENDDRNVKINKSAQRSEIIYLLYPILQEKLREQSLDTLYREIEVPLISVLARMEENGITMDLNVFQALKEEISSRIQLLEQEIYKTADMQFNINSPKQLQSVLFDKLGLKPLRKTKTGASTDIEVLEELASQHPLPALIIEYRTLQKLLNTYVEALPKLVNPNTGKIHTTFNQAVVATGRLSSSDPNLQNIPIRTDYGKRIREGFIASSPDWTLISADYSQIELRILAHLSEDPTLCSAFYNDRDIHRETAAQIFEIPFDKVTDEHRRQAKAINFGVIYGMTPYGLSKAVGFSTSEASQFIESYFKRFSKVKQWLDQTIEEARKQGYITTLFNRRRYISDLNSSNQVVRRSAERMAVNTPVQGSAADIIKKAMIEVDHFLQDVGARLLLQVHDELLIEVPRKQAKDVAYQVKSIMEKVVTLRVPLKVDIGLGNNWAEAH